In the genome of Streptomyces sp. SLBN-118, the window TCGCCCTCGTCGGCCGGCCAGTGGGCGTCGAGCCAGTCGAAGCCGGACTCGATGAGCGGTGAGCGCGGCAGCCCGTTCACCACCCAGGCGTAGTACGCCCGTTGGGCATCGACACGGCGGCGCAGCGCACTTCCGGCGGCCGCTTCGAGGGGGTACTGGCCATGCAGCCGGGCCAGCAGCGAGACCGTGGCGGCTTCCAGGTGCGCTCGTTCGGCGTCGCTCGCGGCGTGCAGCCAGCTGCCCTCGTACGTATAGGGCATGACGTCGGGCGGCACCCGGCCCTCCACGCGCTCCATCACGAAGAAGGGCGCGCCCAGGGCTCCTGGGTCCTCCTCCAGCCACAGCACGCGCGGGACGGGGATGTCGGTGTGCTCGGCGACATCCCGCGTCGTGCGGTACTGCAGCGCCATGCCGTACGTCGCAGTGCAGGGTGAGGCGGCGAAGCGGCTCGTCGACGGTGATCGGGGTATTCGTCGAGGGCGGTCGTCGGACACGGCTGACCTCCCGGGCGGCAAGGGATTTGACGGTACGTCAGAAACCGTGCTTGAGGCCAGAGCATGGAGGCCACGGGCGCCCCGCGAACAGGGGGCCGATTTGCTGCGGCGGTAACCCGTCCGGACCGGGGACGTTGGCCAGGCATGACCCTGCTGTATTCGACACGCGCCCACGACCGGTGCCGCCTCGCGGCACCAGCACCCGAAGAATCGGTTCCGCACCCGGCGGACCCGCCCATCTACCGAGAGCTGCTCCAGCTCTGGGCGAGCAGAGGAAGAACCTTGCCGGGGCGCCGCGATCCTGAGTGGAGCAGGCTCGCGGCGCCGCCGGCTTTCGCGTCGGCGCGGGCCGACAGGGGGCGGGGGTCCGAGACCACCTACCGGACGGCGACGATCAGCGCACCCTGGCCCACGGCACACACGGGGCCCGCGACGCCCGCGAGCCCCGGAAACCAGGTCAGCGCGTCTCGGGCCCGGCCACGTAACGGGCGATGACCATGCGCTGGATCTGATTGGTGCCCTCGACGATCTGGAGCACCTTCGCCTCGCGCATATAGCGCTCGACCGGGAAGTCCAGCGTGTAGCCGTAGCCACCCAGGACCTGGACCGCGTCGGTCGTGACGCTCATCGCCGTGTCCGTGCAGAACAGCTTCGCCATCGCCGCCTGCCGCGAGAAGGGCCGCCCCGCGTCGCGCAGCCGGGCCGCGGCGAGACAGAGCGCGCGGCCCGCCTCGATCCGGGTCGCCATGTCGGCCAGCATGAAGCGCAGCCCCTGGAAGTCGGCGATGGGCCGCCCGAACTGCTGCCGCCCGGTCGCGTACGAGACCGCCTCGTCCAGGGCCGCCTGGGCGACTCCGATGGCGCAGGCCGCGATGCCCAGCCGGCCCGAGTCGAGGGCCGAGAGCGCGATCGCGAAGCCCTGACCCTCCTCGCCGATCCGGCGGGAGTCGGGCACGCGTACGCCGTCGAAGTGCAACTGGGCGGTGGGCGAACCTTTCATGCCCATCTTCTTCTCGGGCGCGGCGGCGTTCAGGCCGGGGGTGTCGCCCGGGACGAGGAAGGCCGTGATGCCACGGGCCCCCTCGCCGCCGGTGCGGGCCATGACCGTGTAGAAGTCGGCGATGCCACCGTGCGTGATCCATGACTTGGTCCCGGTGATCACCCAGCTGTCCCCGTCGCGCACCGCCTTGGTACGCAGGGACGCGGCGTCCGATCCCGAGGCGGGCTCGGACAGGCAGTACGCGCCGAGAAGGCCGCCGCCGAGCATCGCGGGCAGATGCTCGGCCTGCTGTTCCTTGGTGCCGTAGCCCGCCAGCGCGTGACAGGACAGGGAGTGGACGCTGACGCCGAGGCCGACGGTCAGCCGTGCGGCGGCGAGCTCTTCGAGGACCTGGAGGTAGACCTCGTACGGCTGGTCCCCGCCGCCGTACTCGGAGTCGTACGGGAGGCCGAGCAGCCCGGACTCGGAAAGGAGTGAGAAGACCTCGCGCGGGAAGTGCCCGGCGTCCTCCTCTTCGGCCGCCCGGGGGGCGATCTCCCGCTGGACGATGTCGCGTACCAGGGTGATCAGATCCCTGGACTCCTCGGTGGGCAGCTGACGTTCCACCGGCTGCGGGGCGCGGTCGGGCATTGCGGCGCTCTCCTCCCTGTCGGGCGCTGCGGCGTCGCGCACGCAGGGTGTGGGCGCGCCGCCGGTCTTCCTGCCAGGCCGATGCTGCCCTTCCGGATCACGGAAGTGGCTGATGGCGGCTGTTGGCGCGTCGAGTATGCCTGATCAGCGGAGTTCCGTCACGGGGTGAAATCTCACGCTCCGCATCCGCACCCCGTCGGCGGAATTGGTCCGAACCATTGACCAAGTGGTCTAGTCCTTCTACCGTTTCCCCCCAACGCATGACCGCGTTCATGCCAAAGAAGCCCCACGGCCGACCGCACATCCCCACCCGATCTCCCTCCCCCCACGAGGAGACCCCGATGCCCGGATCACACCGTCCCCGCGCCCGCTTCCGGGCGCTCATCGCCGCCGCCTGTACCGCAGCCCTCGGCGCGACCCTCTTCACCGGCGCCCACTTCGCCTCAGCAGGCGAGTCGGCCCCCGCCGCCAAGGCCGCCGCCGCGCCGAAGGCGGGAAGCAAGGTGATCGGTTACTTCACCGAATGGGGCGTCTACGACCGCAATTACCACGTCAAGAACATCCAGACCTCCGGGTCCGCGAACAAACTGACCCACATCAACTACGCCTTCGGCAACGTCTCCGGCGGCAAGTGCACCGTCGGCGACTCCTTCGCCGACTACGAGAAGGCCTACACCGCCGCGCAGAGCGTCGACGGCGTCGCCGACACCTGGGACCAGCCCCTGCGCGGCAGCTTCAACCAGCTGCGCAAGCTGAAGAAACTGCACCCGGGACTCAAGATCCTCTGGTCCTTCGGCGGCTGGACCTGGTCGGGCGGCTTCGGCCAGGCCGCGGCCAACCCGGCCGCCTTCGCCCAGTCCTGCTACAACCTCGTCGAGGACCCGCGCTGGAAGGATGTCTTCGACGGCATCGACATCGACTGGGAATACCCCAACGCCTGCGGTCTGAGCTGCGACACCAGCGGCCGCGAGTCCTTCAAGAACCTGATGGCCGCGCTGCGCGCAAAGTTCGGCGGCTCCAGCCTGGTGACCGCTGCGATCACCGCGGACGCCTCGTCCGGCGGCAAGATCGAGAAGGCGAACTACGCGGGCGCGGCCCAGTACGTCAACTGGTACAACCCGATGACGTACGACTTCTTCGGCGCCTGGGCGGCACAGGGGCCCACCGCCCCGCACTCCCCGCTGAAGTCCTACAGCGGCATCCCGCAGCAGGGCTTCAACACCGACGCGGCGATCAAGAAGCTCAAGAGCCTCGGCATCCCCTCGTCGAAGCTGATGCTCGGGATCGGCTTCTACGGACGCGGCTGGACCGGAGTGACCCAGAAGGCACCCGGCGGCACGGCGACCGGACCCGCGCCGGGCAAGTACGAGCAGGGCATCGACGACTACAAGGTGCTGAAGTCCAGGTGCCCGGCCAACGGAACCGTCGCCGGAACCGCGTACGCCCACTGCGGCAACCAGTGGTGGAGCTACGACACCCCCTCCACCATCTCCGGGAAGATGACCTACAAGAACCAGCAGAACCTGGGCGGCACCTTCTTCTGGGAGCTCAGCGGTGACACCGCGAACGGAGAGCTGATCAAGGCCATCAACTGATCTGCGGATGAGTCGAGGCGAGGGCGGGCCGCCCGCACGGCGGCCCGCCCTCGCCTCACGCCTCGACCGGTGTGGGCAGGGAGACGGAGTCGGTGAGCGCGGCGGGCATGGGCTCCATGGGCGGCTCCGGGCACTCCGGCTCGAACTCCGCGATCGTGTGGAGCGTGCCGCGCAGCAAACGCATCAGCAGCGCACACACGGTCTCCCGCGGGAGCTCGCGGCGGCCAAGCCAGTCCAGCGTGATCCCCTCCACGCTGCTGAGCCAGCCCAGCAGTGCGAGGCGGGCGAGCACGGGGATGTCGCGCCTGCCGTACGCACCCTCGGCGATGGTCGCGATGAGCTCCTCGCGCACAGCGTCACGTATCGACTGCACCTCGGTGTCGAAGCCGACTCCGCCGGTGACGATGGTGCGGAACGCCGCCTGGTGATGATGGGCATAGCGCAGATAACCGTCGACCGTGCGGTACACGCGCTCCGCGCGCGGCAACTCCGTCTCGCCCGCCGCGCGCGAGACGAGGTCGGCCACCGAGTCCTCGATGATGGCCAGGTAGTAGCCGCGTTTGCTTTTGAAGTAGTAGTAGATCAGGCCCTTGGCGACTCCGGCGTGCTTGGCGATGTCATCCATCGACAGCGCGTCATAGGAAGTGTCGGCGAACAACTTCCGCCCGGTTGCGATGAGTTCACTGCGGCGTACCTGCGATCGTTCGGTCGCGCCGCGCTGTTGACTAATATTCAAATTGAGCCCTAGTCTCCAACTGCCACAGGATCGTCGCAGTATGGCAGACCAGCGCACGCACGCCTTCCGCGCGCCGAGCGCAGGCGCCCCCGGGATCCGCTCGTACGGTCAGCGGATGCCGAAGCCCGCCAGAGCCAGGCTCTGCGCGGCGGTCGGGCGCGCGGGCCAGTACAGATAGCAGACGCCGCCCGTGCCCGACACCACCGCTCCGCTCGCGTTGTAGCGCTTGGTACGCAGCCAGATCCTCTCCCACTCGGCGCGCTTGTAGACGCGGCGCACGGCGGCGTTGCCGGGCGACGCGGGGTCGTTGGCGATCACATCGCCCTTGGCGGTGAAGCCGATCACGGTCATCAGATGGCCGGATGTGCCGTAGCCCGCGCCGGTCAGCTCCTCCTTCAGGAAGGACTGTGACGTCATGGCCGGGATACCGGCCCGGATCAGTGTCTCCAGGTCGGTGAGCGAGGACAGCCGCGTGACGACGGCGCTCATGTCCGGGTAGCTCGCCGCGTAGGCAGCGTTGAAGGGCCAGTTGCCGCAGCCGTGGTACTGGTAGTCGAAGGTGAAGCGGGCCGCGTGGCAGACCTGGGGGTCGGCGAAGGCGGGATTCACCCAGGCCAGGTCGGCGGCACTGGGCTTTCGCCCCCAGTACTCGATGATCATCTGGGACGAGGTGGGGCTGCACCAGGCCTCACCGCCGTTGTCGTACTCCGGGTACTGGCCGACATGAGTGTTCTGCGAGTAGCGCGGCACCACCAGCTCGCGCGTGAGCCCCGGCGCAGACGCCGGCACCGTGAAGCGGTCCGGGATGTCGGAGGCCATGGCGCCGAGCCGCCAGACCGTGGGCGTGAGGCTCGTCCCCGGCTTGCGGTGGAGCGTGAGACGCAGCTGGTACGAGCTCAGCCGCAGACCGCTCGCCGCGTCGTCGATCGAGAAGGTGTCGGTCCAGATGGTGGCCCTGCCGTCCGTCTGGTCGTCGAGCGAGGTACGCCGGATGTCGCCGTCACCGGCCGCCCAGCGGCCCATCACGAACCAGGGCGTCGCGGTGCCGTCGGAGTAGCGGCCCCGCAGATCGACCTGGAGCCAGGTCCCCGCCGGGGTGTGCGCGTTCCAGGACGCGATGATCTCGGTCGCGGGCACGCGGGAGACGTGGACGGGCGAGGTCCAGGTGGCGTACTCCCAGGTGGCCGTCTTCCCGGTGTGCGGGTCGGTGTAGGCGCGGCGGCCGGCGGCGGCGCCGATGACCAGGCCCGGGCGGGGGGCCGCGACGGCCCGGGTTCCCGCGGCAGCGCCACTGCGCCAGTCGGTGTACGAGGTCCAGAAGTGGTTGTCCACCGGCGGCAGCGGCCGGCCGTGCCCCGCCGACTCCGGGGCGGCGGCAGCAGGCGCGGCGGCGGACGAGGAGAGCGTGCCCGCGCCCGCCGCCGCGGCGATCGCGGCGCTCAGCACGGTTCTGCGCGAAGCAGGTCTGGCCATGGGACCCCCAAGTCGGTACGCGGCAGTAGGGCAACTATTGCGGGTCGCGGCGGTCCTCTGCCAGCGTCCGGAGCCGAGTCGCCCGACCCGTACGAGTGGACCGACTCGGCCCGTCGACGGGGGTCCGGTCCACTGGCTGAACTGCGGCGGGCCGCGCGCCTCGTAGGCTGGCCGGATGAGCGACCTCGACCGGCCAGCCCGCGCGCTGCGCGCGCTGCCGCCCTCCTGCGGACCGGTGCGGCTGATCGCGGTCGACGGCCACGCGGGCTCGGGGAAGAGCACCTTCGCCGCCCGGCTCGCCGCGGCCGTCGGCGACGATGAGAGGGGCGGCGGCGCTCCGGTGCTGCATCTCGACGATCTGGCCGGCCATGAGGAGTTCTTCGGCTGGACGGACCGGATTCTGACCGAGGTGATCGAGCCGCTGTCGAACGGCAGAACCGCACACTTTCACCCCTACGACTGGAATCTGCGCCGCTTCGGATCCTCCCCCCATGCGCTGGAGGCGGCTCCCGTCGTGCTGATCGAGGGCGTCGGTGCCGGGAGGCGGGTGCTGCGCCCGCATCTGGCGGGGCTGCTGTGGATGGAGAGGGGAGCAGAAGAGTCCTGGCAGCGGGGCCGCCAACGCGATGGAAGCGAACTCTCCGCATTCTGGGACGACTGGACCGTGGCGGAGACCCGCCATTTCGCGGCGGACCCGTCTCGTCCGTTCGCGGATGCCCTGATACAGGAGTGCCGCAAGGGGTACGAGTGGCGTCCGGGACCTGCTGCGACAGCACGACCGAACCGGTTCATCACCCAGGGTGACTCGTTTCCTCCGGCATACTGAGCAGTCGGACATTCCACTCTCAAGAGAGCCTGAACCCTTCTTGACCGACGGGGCGCACAGGTCTTACGTTCTCAATGTGCGGCTTTCCGGAGCCGCCGCAGACGCGAAGCCCCCGGTTGTTCCCCCGTGATCGGGGGCTTCGTTCTGCCCTCTCCTCCACATGGCCCTCAGGGCGACCTGGACCCCGCTCACCCAGGGTCACTGCCCCGGTTCACTTATTGCGCCCTTCGTCGCAACCCCTTTGCGCAGGTACGATGCACCCCGGTGGGGTCAATTCCCGTCCACGGCAAGGCGGTTCAGTGCGTCGGCTCAGCACACGTGCACGTTTGTGGGGGACCTGATGGACATCGGCACGCAGGGCGCACCGGCCCCCGCCGACCTCGCCTGGGTGCGCGGCGTGGACGCCTATACGATGGGCGCCTATCCGCAGGCGGAGGAGGAGTTCCGTACCGCCGTGCGGCTGGATCCCGGGATGGCCGACGGCTGGCTCGGTCTGCACGCGCTGCGCGTCGACACCACGAACGCGCTGCTGCGCATGCACAGCGCACGCGAGCGCTTCGGCGAGCAGCGCGCCCGTCACCGCCGCACCCTCAACTCCTGGTACTGGCTGGGCTGGTGGGTCCAGCCGGTCCTCGAGAGCCCGCGCGATCTCTTACTCGCGCATGCTTCCCACTGGCTCGACGGCCGCCATGTGCCGGAGCTGGACCGGGCACTCGCGGCGCTGCCTCCGGTGGACGCGGACCCGCAGGTGCGTTTTCTGCACGCCTGCCGCGCCTATCTGGTCAAGGACTGGGAACAACTCGTGCGCCACACCGAGCCGCTGGTCAGCGATCCACTGCTGGGCATCGAGGCCGGCCTGTTCGGCGGTATGGCCCGTGTGCGCCTGGAGATGTACGGGCAGGCGGAGCCGCTGCTCTCCTCCGCGCTGATGCGCTGCCGCAGCGAGCAGCCGCAGCGCAAGGAACTGCGGTACTGGCTGGCGCGGGCGCACGAGGGCACCGGCCGCAGCGCCGCCGCCCTGCCGTTGTACCGGGCGGTGCACCGGATCGATCCGGCCTTCATGGACACCTCGGCCCGCCTTGCCGCGATCGCGGATTACGACGGCATCGACGGTTACGACGACTCGGCGGGGCTCGCGGCGGTGTCCATCGCGGGTGTCGGCCAGGACGTCGCCGATGCGCAGGCCGACGGGGACGGGCCCCTGGCGGCGGAGGCGCGGAGCGGCCCCGATCCGCAGACCCAGCTCCCGGGCTCGGTGCCGAGCGTGCCGCCCGAGGGGGTGCGGCGGCGCAAGGCCGTGGTTCCCGTACAGCCGCCGTCGCCGGCGTTTCCGGCGGGCCCCACCGACCCGGTACTGCTCGCCGAAGCCCTGGCCGAGCTGGAGCGGATGGTGGGCCTTGAACCGGTCAAACGGCAGGTCAAGGCCTTGTCGGCACAGCTGGAGATGGCCCGGCTGAGAGCCGGCCAGGGCCTGCCCGTGCAGCCTCCGAAGCGGCACTTCGTCTTCTCGGGCCCCTCCGGCACCGGCAAGACCACTGTCGCCCGCATCCTCGGCCGGGTCTTCTACGCCCTCGGGCTGCTCGGCGGCGACCATCTGGTGGAGGCCCAGCGCTCCGATCTGGTGGGCGAGTTCCTGGGCCAGACGGCGGTGAAGGCCAATGAGCTGATCGACTCGGCGCTCGGCGGCGTGCTGTTCGTGGACGAGGCGTACAGCCTGTCCAACTCCGGCTACTCCAAAGGCGACGCATACGGCGACGAGGCCCTTCAGGTCCTCCTCAAGCGCGCCGAGGACAACCGCGACCATCTGGTGGTCATCCTGGCCGGCTACCCCGAGGGAATGGACCGCCTGCTCGCCACCAATCCCGGTCTTTCCTCCCGCTTCACGACCCGTGTCGACTTCCCCTCGTACCGTCCTCTCGAACTGACCGCGATCGGTGAGGTGCTGGCAGCCGAGAACGGCGATGTGTGGGACGTCGAGGCCCGCGACGAACTGCGGTCCATCAGCGGGCATGTGGTCGACCAGGGCTGGATCGACGAGCTCGGCAACGGCCGCTTTCTGCGCACTCTGTACGAGAAGAGCTGCGCCTACCGCGATCTGCGGCTGTCCGGATATCCGGGCACGCCGACCCGCGAGGACCTCTCGACGCTGCGGCTGCCCGATCTGATGCAGGCGTACGGCGAGGTCCTGTCGGGACGCGGTCCGGTGGACCGCGGCCCGCAGGATCCCCCGGGCTGACCTGTTCCCGTACTCAGCCGACCAGGGCGCTGTCCAGGGACGGCCGTGGCGTCCTGGGCACCGCGACCCGGTGGGACGGGTCGCGGACCTCGCCGACCAGCATCTCCAGGACGTCCTCAAGCGCGACCAGGCCCAGCACCCGCCCGGACGCGTCGGCGACCTGGGCGAGGTGCGTGGCCGCGCGGCGCATCACGGTGAGGGCGTCGTCCAGGGGGAGTTCGGCCCGCAGGGTCGCCATGGGGCGCCAGATGTGCTGGGGCACGGCCCGTTCGCCGTCCTCCAGATCGAGTACGTCCTTGACATGGAGGTAGCCCATGAAGGCTCCCGAGCCCTGGGCGCAGACCGGGAATCGGGAGTAGCCGGTGCGGACCGTCAGCTCTTCGATCTGGCGGGGGGTCACCGACGGCGGGACCGTCACCAGGCTGGACCGGGCGATGAGCACATCGGTCACCGGGCGGCTGCCCAGCTCCAGCGCGTCCTCAAGACGTTCCTGCTCGGCGGGTTCGAGCAGCCCCGCCTGGCCCGAGTCCTCGACCAGACGGTTGAGCTGCTCGCTGGTGAAGACCGCCTCCACCTCGTCCTTGGGCTCGACCCGGAAGGCCCGCAGCACCAGCCGGGCACAGGCGCCCAGGCCGACGGTGACCGGGCGGCACAGCCGGGCGAAGCCGACCAGGCCCGGGCCCAGCCAGATCGCGGTCTTCTCGGGCGCGGCCATCGCGAGGTTCTTCGGGACCATCTCGCCGATGACGAGATGCAGGAAGACGACCACGGCCAGGGCGATCACATAGCCCAGCGGATGGATCAGCCCCTCGGGCACATGGGCCGCATGGAAGACCGGTTCCAGCAGATGGGCCACGGTCGGCTCGGCCACCGCGCCGAGCGTCAGTGAGCAGACGGTGATGCCGAACTGCGCGGCCGCCATCATCTGGGGCAGGTTCTCCAGTCCGTGCAGCACTTGCCGGGCGCGCGACGAGCCCTCGGCCGCACGCGGCTCGATCTGGCTGCGGCGTACGGAGACGAGAGCGAACTCGGCTCCGACGAAGAACCCGTTCGCCAGCACCAGGAGCAGTGCGAACAGCAGTTGCAGGAGACTCATCGCGTGGCCTCCGTCAGGGCCGGAACGTCGGCGATGCGCACCAGGCGTACCCGCTCGGCGCGATAGCGGTCCACCTGGCGCACGGAAAGCCGCCAGCCGGGCAGTTCGGCCCGGTCGCCGGGGGCCGGGATCCGTCCCAGCAGATCGGCGACCAGGCCGGCCACGGTCTCGTAGGGACCGTCCGGCACATCGAGGCCTATCCGGCGCAGAGTGAGGACTCGGCAGCTGCCGTCGGCCTCCCAGGCCGGATGGCCGTCCTCGGCCGCGACCGGAGCGAGTTCGGGCCGGGCGTCGGCCTCGCCGTCGTGCTCGTCGCGGACCTCGCCGACAAGCTCCTCGACGATGTCCTCGAGGGTGACCACTCCGGCGGTGCCGCCGTACTCGTCGACGACGACGGCTATGGGCTGCTCGCTGCGCAGCCGCTCCAGGAGCTGCTGCACGGGCAGCGTCCCGGGCACCAGCAGCGGAGCGACGGCCACCCGGTCCACCCGGGTGCGCAGCCGCTCGTCGACGGGCACCGCGAGGGCGTCCTTGAGATGCACCATGCCGACGATCTCGTCGATGCGCTCCCGGTAGACGGGAAAGCGCGAAAGGCCGGTCGCCCGGGTGAGGTTGAGGACGTCCGCCGCGGTGGCGTCGGACTGCAGGGCGCTCATCTTCACCCGCGGGGTCATCACATGCTGCGCCGTGAGATGCCCGAGGGACAAGGTCCGTACGAACAGGTCGGCCGTGTCCTGCTCCAGCGCGCCGGCCCGCGCCGAGTGACGCGCGAGCGAGACCAGCTCGCCGGGGGTGCGGGCTGACGCCAGCTCCTCGGCCGGTTCGACGCCGAGCAGGCGTACGAGACGGTTGGCGACGGTGTTGAGCAGGGTGATCACGGGGCGGAAGGCGGTCGAGAAGAGATGCTGCGGTCCGGCGACGAAGCGTGCGACCTGCAACGGCCGGGAAACCGCCCAGTTCTTGGGGACGAGTTCTCCGATCACCATCTGGACGGCGGAGGCGAGCAGCATCCCGATCACCACCGCGAAGCCGGAGACGGCCCCTTCGGGTAGCCCGGTCGCGGTCAGCGGCCAGTGGAGCAGCCGGGCGGTCGCGGGTTCGGCGAGCATGCCGACGACGAGCGAGGTGATGGTGATGCCGAGCTGGGTGCCGGACAGCTGGAAGGACAGCTCCCGCAGCGCCGTGACGACGCGGCGGGCACGGCGGTCGCCCTCCGCGGCTGCGCGCTCGGCGTCGGGCCGCTCCACCGTGACAAGACCGAACTCGGCCGCCACGAAGAAGCCGTTGGCGAGAATCAGGAGGAATGCCGCGGCGAGCAGCAACAGGGCGATGATCATGCCGCCGCCTCCAGGGAGGGGGCGGCGCAGGTACTACCGGACGATCCGTCCATTGCTGGAGGGAGTCACTCCTCGGGTCGCAGGTGTCCCACGGGCCGGGGCCGGCCGGGTGGTGCGGGACGGGGCGCGCTCGGCGCCACCGGCACCAGAGTAATCAAGCGAGGCGCGGACGCGGCAGGGCACCGCCGCGTCACCTCGCCGTGGCCTTCGTCTCAGTCGGTGTCCGGCCGGGTGCCGCGGCTCTCCGCGAGGGCCCGCAGGGCGCGGGCGTCACGGACGGCGTGTGCCCTGGCGATGCCGGGCTGGATGCCGAGCACCGGCAGGCTGGTGCCGTCGCTGAGGTCGAGGAAGACCCACGGGTCACCGGGCCGCAGATTCACCCGCAGGATCTCGGCCCACTCGAGACGGCGCGTACGGGTGAGGTTGACGACGGTGACGCCGTTCTCGTCGGCGACGACCTTGGGCCTGCTCAGCAGGGCCAGTACGCCGAAGAAGAGCAGCGCGGTGAAGATGAAGCTGCTGCGCTCCCCCGCGCTGAGCTTCTCGAGCATCAGGGCGACCGCGGTGATCACGGCGAACATGGCCGCGCCCACGGCCAGCAGGACGACCCGGGTGCGGGTCGGCCTGAACGTGACCGGAAGCGCCGGGACTTGGGGGGCGTCGGCAGACATGGTCTCGGGCATTCCTCAGAGCCTGCAGGCGTGGATGGCCGTGGTGAGGATCGCCCGCGCGCCGAGCTCGTACAGGTCGTCCATGATCCGCTGCGCCTCCTTTGCGGGGACCATGGCGCGGACAGCGACCCAGCCTTCGTTGTGGAGCGGTGAGACGGTCGGGGACTCGAGGCCCGGGGTAAGGGCGACGGCCTGCTCCAGGTGCTCGGCGCGGCAGTCGTAGTCCATCATCACGTAAGAGCGGGCGACCAGGACGCCCTGGAGGCGGCGCAGGAACTGCTGGAC includes:
- a CDS encoding PH domain-containing protein yields the protein MSADAPQVPALPVTFRPTRTRVVLLAVGAAMFAVITAVALMLEKLSAGERSSFIFTALLFFGVLALLSRPKVVADENGVTVVNLTRTRRLEWAEILRVNLRPGDPWVFLDLSDGTSLPVLGIQPGIARAHAVRDARALRALAESRGTRPDTD